A single genomic interval of Acidobacteriota bacterium harbors:
- a CDS encoding aspartate--ammonia ligase, translated as MHSLFAPAPELVKLEQAIFFIKDHFQRSLARALRLTRVTCPLFVDRNSGLQDNLNGVETPVRFHATQLGDRHLEVVQSLAKWKRYALFRYGVPAGRGIYCDMNALRPDESDLASAIHSVHVDQWDWELAIRHEDRTLATLQHTVARIFAALRRTERAVCRRLGMTPLLPHRITFVHSEDLCRQYPHLTPRQREDLVCRRHQAVFLVGIGGPLPDGGSHDGRAPDYDDWSTPTGDGRQGLNGDILVWSPVLHRALELSSMGVRVDAEALVRQCTVRGCRDRLNLPWHRLLLDGRLPDSIGGGIGQSRLCMFLLRRRHIGEVQASLWPDHVLERCRREQIHLL; from the coding sequence ATGCACTCACTCTTTGCCCCCGCTCCCGAGCTGGTGAAACTGGAACAGGCCATCTTTTTCATCAAAGATCATTTTCAGCGGTCGCTGGCGCGGGCGCTGCGGTTGACCCGCGTCACCTGCCCTTTGTTTGTGGATCGGAACTCCGGGCTGCAGGACAACCTGAACGGCGTCGAAACTCCGGTGCGGTTCCATGCGACGCAGCTGGGTGACCGGCATCTCGAGGTGGTGCAATCGCTGGCCAAGTGGAAGCGATACGCCCTGTTCCGGTATGGCGTGCCGGCGGGCCGCGGCATCTATTGCGACATGAACGCCCTGCGGCCCGACGAAAGCGACTTGGCCAGCGCCATCCATTCGGTCCATGTGGACCAGTGGGACTGGGAATTGGCCATCCGCCACGAAGACCGCACCTTGGCGACCTTGCAGCACACGGTGGCGCGCATCTTCGCCGCCCTGCGCCGCACGGAACGGGCCGTGTGCCGCCGGCTCGGCATGACGCCGCTGCTGCCGCACCGGATCACCTTCGTCCACAGCGAGGATTTGTGTCGCCAGTACCCGCATCTGACTCCGCGCCAACGTGAGGACCTGGTCTGCCGCCGGCACCAGGCGGTCTTCCTGGTTGGGATCGGCGGCCCCCTGCCTGACGGCGGCAGCCATGACGGACGAGCCCCAGATTACGACGACTGGTCCACTCCCACCGGTGACGGCCGACAGGGTTTGAACGGCGACATTCTCGTATGGAGTCCGGTGCTGCACCGGGCGCTTGAGCTGTCTTCCATGGGTGTCCGGGTGGACGCCGAGGCGCTGGTCCGCCAGTGCACCGTTCGCGGATGTCGCGACCGTTTGAATCTGCCCTGGCACCGGCTGCTGCTGGACGGGCGGCTGCCGGACAGCATCGGTGGCGGAATCGGCCAGTCTCGCCTGTGCATGTTCCTGCTGCGGCGCCGGCATATCGGCGAAGTCCAGGCCAGTCTCTGGCCGGACCACGTGCTCGAGCGCTGCCGGCGGGAGCAGATCCACCTGCTGTGA
- a CDS encoding alpha-mannosidase: MPIVLRLLLIATLAAAGAVLPAQDPAADMAAAKARLQEIAAAVNLTVDGWAWTLDGQAWDDYKLGRGLDASRVGVRARIPCREVVAGVPVLGTPTVLKLKLYARGLVDVTVRQDDRVVQVIRIDGGGDQGVEVVKEVFLNDPPPITGSTIDLEAVNAGRRPPRGEFWPPRRNPLPETGLVFAIRGAEMDYLEARPMVAALRDWVDSLQTAERLIWPELVRYTFTRRPYPIEDRRGVSAERLAQLGAAYARAVQALDLDAVKRGSRDRLDASLKQSLAETVELRRYAQEFKVHLIGNAHIDIAWLWRMAETREVARNTFATVLKNMDEYPELVYAQSQALTYRWMEERDPQLFRQIAQRIADGRWEVVGGTWVEPDCNLISGESWVRQLLFGKRYFKEKFGVDVTIGWNPDSFGYNWNMPQLYRKSGLDVFITQKIWWNDTTVFPHFVFWWEGPDGTRLLTYFPPEGYTSRVDLAENADAITKYQATTGWQNSLILFGLGDHGGGPNREILDRVRRYGRLPVAPQYVHAKAGDFLKQIPGALGERIPVWRDELYLEYHRGTFTSQAQIKQNNRRCEADLGAAEKAATWARLLGAAYPKADLAALWQDVLTNQFHDILPGSSITPVYRDALETYTTVRRKLGRIEDQALRRVGAAVDTSRIEGIPVVVFNPLAWERSDFVSAELPAASGELALWTVDGKPVPAEFSRDAETGTLRVAFVAENVPSLGYRVFVARPGSPGPAMIEVKADQTFLENRWHRLEVDPESGQIRSFRDKKLDREFVAPGQAINALRIYEDIPENWDAWNLGFTGRVWPLNRAAAVELIHATPVRAMLRVRHNFLGPDKARYAPTEDFPSSTFTQTITVYRALDRVDIATEADWWESHLMLKAAFPVAVTSNQATYEIPFAAIARSTRRETLAEKARFEVPALRWADLADAAGGISVLNDSKHGYDIHGSEIELSLLRAPIWPDPMADRGRHAFTYSLYTHAGSWADGATVRRGAELNTPLRAWAETRHPGKLPTAHSFAAVDTVGVVLETVKLAEDGDALIFRFYESLGRPDRAVLQLPVTPAKVSETDLMENPIQELAPAGPTVTLDFGKFEIKTLRVVLPPR, from the coding sequence ATGCCAATCGTGCTCCGGCTTCTGCTGATTGCGACTCTTGCCGCCGCCGGCGCCGTCCTGCCGGCCCAGGATCCAGCCGCCGACATGGCGGCCGCCAAGGCCAGACTCCAGGAGATCGCCGCCGCCGTGAACCTGACGGTGGATGGCTGGGCCTGGACGCTCGACGGCCAGGCGTGGGACGATTACAAACTGGGACGGGGCTTGGATGCCTCCCGGGTGGGTGTGCGCGCCCGGATTCCCTGCCGCGAAGTCGTGGCGGGGGTGCCCGTGCTGGGCACACCCACCGTTCTCAAGCTGAAGCTGTACGCCCGCGGCCTTGTCGACGTGACCGTGCGCCAGGACGACCGCGTCGTCCAAGTTATCCGGATCGACGGCGGCGGCGACCAGGGCGTCGAAGTCGTCAAGGAAGTGTTCCTCAACGACCCGCCGCCGATCACCGGTTCCACGATCGACCTCGAAGCGGTCAACGCCGGCCGGCGGCCCCCCCGCGGCGAGTTCTGGCCGCCCCGGCGCAACCCGCTGCCCGAGACGGGACTTGTCTTTGCCATCCGGGGCGCCGAGATGGACTATCTGGAGGCCCGCCCCATGGTCGCGGCGCTCCGCGACTGGGTGGACAGCCTGCAGACCGCCGAACGGCTGATCTGGCCGGAGCTCGTCCGCTACACCTTCACCCGCCGGCCCTACCCCATCGAGGACCGCCGCGGCGTGTCCGCCGAGCGCCTGGCCCAGTTGGGCGCCGCGTACGCGCGGGCGGTGCAGGCCCTCGATTTGGACGCCGTCAAGCGCGGGAGCCGCGACCGCCTCGACGCCTCCCTGAAGCAGTCGCTGGCGGAAACCGTCGAGCTGCGCCGCTACGCCCAGGAGTTCAAGGTCCATCTCATCGGCAACGCCCACATCGACATAGCCTGGCTGTGGCGGATGGCCGAAACCCGGGAGGTGGCCCGCAACACCTTCGCCACCGTCCTGAAAAACATGGACGAATACCCCGAGCTGGTGTACGCCCAGAGCCAGGCGCTGACGTACCGCTGGATGGAAGAGCGCGACCCGCAACTCTTCCGGCAGATCGCCCAGCGTATCGCCGACGGGCGCTGGGAAGTGGTGGGTGGCACCTGGGTGGAACCCGACTGCAACCTGATCTCGGGCGAAAGCTGGGTGCGCCAGCTCCTGTTCGGCAAGCGGTACTTCAAGGAAAAATTCGGGGTGGACGTCACGATCGGCTGGAACCCCGATTCCTTCGGCTACAACTGGAACATGCCGCAACTGTACCGCAAGAGCGGCCTCGACGTGTTCATCACTCAGAAGATCTGGTGGAACGACACGACGGTGTTCCCCCATTTCGTGTTCTGGTGGGAGGGCCCCGACGGCACCCGCCTGCTGACCTATTTCCCGCCCGAGGGCTACACCAGCCGGGTGGACCTGGCCGAGAACGCCGACGCTATCACCAAGTACCAGGCCACCACGGGGTGGCAGAACAGCCTGATCCTTTTCGGGCTGGGTGACCACGGCGGCGGACCCAATCGCGAGATCCTCGACCGCGTCCGCCGCTACGGCCGGCTGCCGGTGGCGCCCCAGTACGTGCATGCCAAGGCAGGCGATTTCCTGAAGCAGATTCCCGGCGCCCTGGGCGAGCGGATCCCCGTCTGGCGCGATGAACTCTATCTCGAGTACCATCGCGGCACCTTCACCTCCCAGGCCCAGATCAAGCAGAACAACCGGCGGTGCGAGGCGGACCTGGGCGCGGCGGAAAAGGCGGCCACCTGGGCCCGGCTGCTGGGCGCGGCCTATCCCAAGGCCGACTTGGCCGCGCTCTGGCAGGACGTGCTCACCAACCAGTTTCACGACATCCTGCCCGGCTCCTCCATCACCCCGGTCTACCGGGACGCTCTGGAGACCTATACCACCGTCCGGCGGAAGCTGGGGCGGATCGAAGATCAGGCGCTGCGCCGCGTGGGCGCCGCCGTGGATACGTCGCGGATCGAGGGCATTCCCGTGGTGGTGTTCAATCCGTTGGCCTGGGAACGGTCCGATTTCGTCTCCGCGGAGTTGCCGGCGGCGTCCGGCGAACTGGCGCTGTGGACGGTGGACGGCAAGCCCGTGCCCGCCGAATTCAGCCGGGATGCGGAGACCGGCACGCTCCGCGTCGCCTTCGTGGCCGAGAACGTGCCGTCGCTAGGTTACCGGGTCTTTGTGGCGCGGCCCGGGTCGCCCGGACCGGCGATGATTGAGGTCAAGGCCGACCAGACCTTCCTCGAGAACCGGTGGCACCGTCTGGAGGTAGATCCCGAGAGCGGCCAAATCCGCAGCTTCCGCGACAAGAAGCTGGACCGCGAGTTTGTCGCCCCCGGCCAGGCGATCAACGCACTGCGAATCTATGAGGACATACCGGAAAACTGGGATGCCTGGAACCTGGGCTTCACCGGCCGGGTATGGCCGTTGAACCGGGCGGCCGCCGTGGAGCTGATCCACGCCACGCCGGTGCGCGCCATGCTCCGGGTGCGCCACAACTTCCTGGGCCCCGACAAGGCCCGCTACGCGCCCACCGAGGACTTCCCGTCATCGACCTTCACCCAGACCATCACCGTGTACCGCGCCCTCGACCGCGTGGACATCGCCACCGAGGCCGACTGGTGGGAATCGCATCTGATGCTCAAGGCCGCCTTCCCCGTCGCCGTCACCAGCAACCAGGCCACCTACGAAATCCCGTTCGCCGCCATCGCCCGGAGCACCCGCCGCGAGACGCTGGCCGAGAAAGCCCGCTTCGAGGTGCCGGCCCTGCGCTGGGCCGACCTGGCGGATGCCGCCGGCGGCATCTCCGTACTCAACGACAGCAAGCACGGCTACGACATTCACGGCAGCGAGATCGAACTGTCGCTGCTCCGCGCCCCCATCTGGCCCGATCCCATGGCGGACCGCGGCCGGCACGCGTTCACCTACTCCCTCTACACCCATGCCGGGAGCTGGGCCGACGGCGCAACGGTGCGCCGCGGTGCCGAGCTCAACACGCCGCTCCGGGCGTGGGCGGAGACGCGGCACCCCGGCAAGCTGCCCACCGCGCACAGCTTTGCCGCCGTGGACACTGTCGGCGTCGTCCTCGAGACGGTCAAGCTGGCCGAGGACGGCGACGCCCTGATTTTCCGGTTCTATGAGTCGCTGGGCCGGCCCGACCGGGCCGTGCTCCAGTTGCCCGTCACCCCGGCGAAGGTATCCGAAACCGATCTGATGGAAAATCCGATCCAGGAGCTGGCGCCCGCCGGCCCCACGGTCACCCTCGACTTCGGAAAATTTGAAATCAAGACGCTGCGGGTCGTCCTCCCGCCGCGCTGA
- a CDS encoding AsnC family transcriptional regulator, with amino-acid sequence MVPNFEIDKLDGDILRALQRDARRPFQELARDLLVSGGTIHVRVNKLREQGVIRGTRVVIDPVRIGYDVCAFVGINLHNARDYKKVLKQLQDVPEILEAHYTTGKYNIFLKVVARSTRGLHDLLIDRLQSIPEIQSTETLISLEAPILREVPVPRVR; translated from the coding sequence ATGGTTCCGAATTTCGAGATCGACAAATTAGATGGAGACATTCTGCGCGCCCTCCAGCGGGACGCCCGCCGGCCGTTCCAAGAGCTGGCGCGAGACCTGTTGGTCTCGGGCGGGACGATTCACGTGCGGGTCAACAAGCTGAGGGAACAAGGCGTGATCCGCGGGACGCGGGTGGTGATCGATCCGGTCCGGATCGGCTATGACGTCTGCGCGTTCGTGGGCATCAACCTGCACAACGCGCGGGACTACAAGAAGGTGTTAAAGCAGCTTCAGGATGTGCCGGAAATCCTGGAAGCCCACTACACCACCGGCAAATACAACATTTTCCTAAAGGTGGTGGCCCGCAGCACCCGGGGATTGCACGACCTGCTCATCGACCGCCTACAGTCGATCCCCGAGATCCAGTCGACCGAGACGCTCATCTCGCTGGAGGCGCCGATCCTCCGGGAGGTCCCGGTGCCACGCGTCCGGTAG